One Apostichopus japonicus isolate 1M-3 chromosome 7, ASM3797524v1, whole genome shotgun sequence genomic region harbors:
- the LOC139970241 gene encoding uncharacterized protein, with product MVVEVGSRMQFNFLGSRFPPTSGMTARELADNDDIATNLVLDTFLHFTTHKMNLRFRPLTNRTERLKGILSSFAKDNDYEKAYRKYMTGDWARVFLLNKTKEQQMAFKRHVFRYLGMFSKDAGFEIKPCYRYSMEGVGGMISSTRHWEKNETIPLLVGCIAELTEKEEDLLLVPGKNDFSVMFSTRKNCAQLWLGPAAFINHDCRPNCKFVPSGRDTACVKVLRDIEPGEEITCHYGEDFFGENNCYCECETCERLQRGAFVPNCSPKKDSKEEKYSLRETHKRLMRLKKTDQKTQAGHVPQKAVQNRCREESPDNTKPRSRRRPLSPSGHLNQQMIKLIAKKQCLSPYDASLSLAEGSKKMAALKQKYLREYAAKGGVLPWKGRLGKEQEGSSSESSDSEVSFNFKHASPGHFESRTYESEISNCETKMKIRDISGSSYRARRMSMRPSLRLYAGEESKSETDRNDRRKRKVVGYDEEETMDAKRKIPRITIKMKDPNGDIEEVVTSSEDENQSRQSSPAAEMEEVGSLRRRRELAKEQSLGVFGYPVKIKSRSPSHQSSSQSEDWEVQDSVPLSQYLDSPRKLSNNIKPPIQDNSARRIHFKMGGKSFLQYRPQTSRS from the exons ATGGTGGTCGAGGTCGGAAGCCGAATGCAGTTCAACTTCCTCGGTTCTCGCTTTCCGCCCACCTCGGGCATGACGGCAAGAGAGCTCGCGGATAATGATGACATCGCCACCAACTTGGTCCTGGATACGTTCTTGCATTTTACAACTCATAAAATGAACCTCAG ATTCAGACCGTTAACTAACCGAACGGAGCGACTCAAAGGAATACTGAGCTCATTCGCAAAGGACAATGACTATGAGAAAGCGTACCGGAAGTACATGACTGGAGACTGGGCACGCGTCTTCCtgctaaacaaaacaaaggaacaGCAGATGGCCTTTAAAAGACAT GTTTTTCGATACCTGGGAATGTTTTCAAAAGATGCTGGTTTTGAGATCAAGCCGTGCTATCGTTACTCCATGGAGGGTGTCGGAGGCATGATTAGTTCTACTCGGCATTG GGAGAAGAATGAAACCATCCCTCTACTGGTGGGATGTATAGCTGAACTAACCGAGAAGGAAGAAGATCTACTCCTAGTACCGGGTAAAAACGATTTCAGCGTCATGTTCTCGACGAGGAAAAATTGTGCCCAACTCTGGCTAGGCCCTGCAGCATTCATTAACCACGACTGCCGGCCTAATTGTAAA TTTGTTCCTTCTGGTAGGGATACTGCTTGCGTGAAGGTCCTTCGAGATATAGAGCCCGGAGAGGAGATTACCTGTCACTACGGAGAGGACTTCTTTGGAGAGAATAATTGCTACTGTGAATGTGAGACTTGTGAGAG ATTACAACGAGGGGCTTTTGTCCCTAATTGCTCGCCAAAGAAAGACAGCAAAGAGGAGAAATACAGTCTAAGGGAGACACATAAACGTCTCATGAGACTGAAAAAGACAGACCAAAAGACACAAGCAGGACATGTGCCTCAAAAAG CTGTTCAGAATCGTTGTCGGGAGGAGTCTCCAGATAATACGAAACCCAGATCTAGGAGAAGACCTTTATCTCCATCTGGTCACCTAAATCAACAAATGATCAAGTTGATCGCTAAGAAGCAATGTCTTTCACCTTACGATGCTTCACTGAGCCTCGCAGAAGGGAGCAAGAAGATGGCCGCTCTGAAGCAGAAATATCTCAGGGAATACGCTGCAAAGGGTGGTGTCCTTCCGTGGAAGGGACGCCTAGGCAAAGAACAAGAGGGGTCATCTTCGGAGAGTTCCGACAGCGAGGTTTCATTTAATTTCAAGCACGCCTCGCCGGGGCACTTTGAATCTCGAACGTACGAATCGGAAATATCAAACTGCGAAACCAAAATGAAAATCAGAGACATTTCCGGTTCGTCTTACCGGGCGAGGCGGATGTCGATGCGTCCGTCTCTGAGGTTGTACGCCGGGGAGGAATCGAAAAGCGAGACAGACCGAAACGACAGGCGGAAAAGAAAAGTGGTCGGATACGACGAGGAGGAAACCATGGACGCCAAACGAAAGATTCCACGGATCACGATCAAAATGAAAGATCCGAACGGTGACATCGAAGAGGTCGTGACCTCGTCGGAAGACGAAAACCAAAGTAGACAATCTTCACCAGCAGCTGAGATGGAAGAAGTGGGTTCATTGCGACGCAGGCGTGAGCTGGCAAAAGAACAATCGTTAGGCGTCTTCGGTTACCCGGTCAAGATAAAATCACGCTCGCCTAGTCACCAATCGTCCAGCCAAAGCGAGGATTGGGAGGTGCAGGATAGTGTACCCCTCTCTCAGTACTTGGACTCTCCCAGGAAACTCTCTAATAACATCAAACCCCCTATTCAGGATAACAGTGCCAGGAGGATCCATTTTAAGATGGGAGGGAAGTCGTTTTTACAATACAGGCCTCAAACTTCACGCAGTTGA
- the LOC139970196 gene encoding uncharacterized protein, which produces MAVYGNIGPFDNTVESFEDYADRCDAFIVANDIAEARQANFFLAMVGAETFKLLKTVCSPDKPCTQTYAHLKTILKGHFSPKPIVIAERFKFWAASQSETESVADFIVRLKNLATHCDFNAFLLEALRDRLVSGLHTRFVKTQTQLLSTADLTFDKAKTKCLADEMAGIATREHIDAGSSV; this is translated from the exons ATGGCAGTTTACGGGAATATAGGGCCGTTTGACAACACAGTCGAAAGCTTCGAAGATTACGCAGATCGCTGCGATGCCTTTATAGTGGCAAACGATATTGCCGAGGCGAGACAGGCTAATTTTTTTCTCGCTATGGTGGGCGCTGAGACTTTCAAGCTCTTGAAAACGGTATGTAGCCCAGACAAGCCGTGTACACAGACGTACGCGCATCTGAAAACCATCCTGAAAGGACATTTTTCACCGAAACCGATCGTGATCGCTGAACGTTTTAAATTTTGGGCTGCTTCACAGTCTGAAACCGAGTCAGTTGCAGACTTTATTGTTCGCTTGAAGAACTTAGCAACCCATTGCGATTTCAACGCATTTCTACTGGAGGCACTGCGAGACAGACTGGTCTCGGGGCTGCACACAAGATTTGTGAAAACTCAAACGCAGCTACTCTCAACCGCTGATCTGACGTTTGACAAAGCTAAAACCAAGTGTCTTGCAGACGAAATGGCTGGCATAGCAACAAGGGAACATATCGATGCAGGAAGTTCT GTGTAA